One Pseudomonas abieticivorans genomic region harbors:
- a CDS encoding flagellin domain-containing protein — translation MALTVNTNIASLTVQNNLNNASSNLSTAMTRLSSGLKINSAKDDAAGLQIASRLTTQINGLTMATKNANDGISIAQTAEGALQESTNILQRMRELAVQSRNDSNSTADRTSLNAEYSQMSQELTRISTSTTFGTGMKLLDGSASTLEFQVGAMTGSDQHISLSLTGNFSASGLGLASTSISGTSNDTAHSAVDASISAIDAALSKINSARADLGAKQNRFSSTISNLNNIVSNATSSRSTIQDADFAAETAELTKQQTLQSASTAILSQANQLPSAVLKLLQ, via the coding sequence ATGGCTTTAACAGTAAACACTAACATTGCTTCGTTGACTGTTCAGAACAACCTGAACAACGCTTCCAGCAACCTGTCTACCGCAATGACTCGTCTGTCTTCCGGCCTGAAAATCAACAGCGCAAAAGACGACGCCGCTGGCCTGCAAATCGCCAGCCGTCTGACCACTCAGATCAACGGCCTGACCATGGCGACCAAAAACGCCAACGACGGTATCTCGATCGCCCAGACCGCTGAAGGCGCTCTGCAAGAGTCCACCAACATTCTGCAGCGTATGCGTGAACTGGCCGTCCAGTCGCGAAACGACTCCAACAGCACCGCTGACCGTACCTCGCTGAACGCCGAATACTCGCAGATGAGCCAGGAACTGACTCGTATCTCGACTTCGACCACTTTCGGCACCGGCATGAAACTGCTGGACGGTTCGGCTTCGACCTTGGAATTCCAAGTTGGCGCGATGACTGGCTCCGACCAGCACATCTCCCTGTCCCTGACCGGCAACTTCTCTGCCAGCGGCCTGGGCCTGGCGAGCACTTCCATTTCGGGTACCAGCAACGACACCGCGCACAGCGCCGTCGACGCCTCGATCTCGGCAATCGACGCCGCTCTGTCGAAAATCAACAGTGCTCGTGCTGACTTGGGTGCCAAGCAAAACCGTTTCTCCAGCACCATCTCCAACCTGAACAACATTGTTTCGAACGCCACCTCCTCGCGTTCGACCATTCAGGATGCTGACTTTGCTGCTGAAACTGCTGAACTGACCAAGCAACAAACTCTGCAGTCGGCTTCCACCGCGATCCTGTCGCAAGCCAACCAACTGCCATCCGCTGTACTGAAGCTGCTTCAGTAA
- a CDS encoding motility associated factor glycosyltransferase family protein — MTDHPQRNAQILQSRWPSLYARLSLEHPQSLDAQLVEGLGSTLSVNGVQLTSRHDRTAEAHLQAATLQVDAAHVHVYGTGLGDLQLALLARPALQRLTVHILNAALFALVVQLLDQAPWLQDPRVELVMAGDHGEICLPFFALPAETVLADDYNARIRDRLISEVHLAFNNREFDARDPFIQQRLQQALPLLQQDRDVAGLFGSQAGREFLVIATGPSLERHFAALKQVRAGAQRPFFICVDTAYRPLLAHGIVPDLVVSIDQRISSLHLPAEGSAGVGLVYLPLLERALLETWQGPRHVAYSASPVYAQLREQQPKGSLYVGGSVIHPAVDLAVKMGAGRVTLFGADFAFPSGKTHAGWGDGELGPQLQAARHWVLDGHGQRVRTQLNFRSYLIELERYIAGHPQVPFFNTSRAGALIAGTRFDPQWCP; from the coding sequence ATGACCGACCACCCCCAGCGCAATGCGCAGATCCTGCAGTCGCGCTGGCCGTCGCTGTACGCTCGCCTGTCTCTGGAACACCCTCAGTCGCTGGATGCGCAATTGGTCGAAGGCCTGGGCTCGACCTTGAGCGTGAACGGCGTGCAACTGACCAGTCGCCACGACCGCACGGCCGAGGCGCATCTGCAGGCGGCGACCTTACAGGTCGATGCCGCCCATGTGCACGTGTATGGCACCGGCCTGGGCGATTTGCAGCTTGCGTTGCTGGCGCGCCCGGCACTGCAACGCCTGACCGTGCACATCCTCAATGCCGCGCTGTTCGCCCTGGTGGTGCAACTGCTCGACCAGGCGCCGTGGCTGCAAGATCCCCGGGTCGAGTTGGTCATGGCCGGGGATCACGGCGAAATCTGCTTGCCATTTTTCGCCTTGCCGGCCGAGACCGTGCTGGCCGACGACTACAACGCCAGGATCCGCGACCGGCTGATCAGCGAAGTGCACCTGGCCTTCAACAATCGCGAATTCGATGCCCGTGATCCGTTCATCCAGCAGCGCCTGCAACAAGCGTTGCCGTTGTTACAGCAGGATCGCGACGTGGCCGGGTTGTTTGGCAGCCAGGCCGGTCGCGAGTTCCTGGTGATTGCCACCGGCCCCAGCCTGGAACGGCATTTCGCCGCCCTCAAGCAGGTCCGCGCAGGCGCCCAGCGGCCATTTTTCATCTGTGTCGACACCGCCTACCGGCCGTTGCTGGCCCACGGTATCGTGCCGGATCTGGTGGTCAGCATCGATCAGCGCATCAGCAGCCTGCATTTGCCGGCCGAGGGTTCTGCAGGCGTCGGCCTGGTCTATCTGCCGTTGCTCGAGCGGGCGCTGTTGGAGACTTGGCAGGGGCCACGGCACGTGGCGTATTCGGCAAGCCCGGTGTACGCCCAATTGCGCGAGCAACAGCCCAAGGGCAGCCTTTACGTGGGCGGCAGCGTGATCCACCCGGCGGTGGACCTGGCCGTCAAGATGGGGGCCGGGCGGGTGACCCTGTTTGGCGCCGACTTTGCGTTCCCCAGCGGCAAGACCCACGCCGGCTGGGGCGATGGCGAGCTTGGCCCGCAATTGCAGGCGGCGCGGCACTGGGTGCTCGATGGGCATGGCCAGCGGGTGCGCACCCAACTCAATTTTCGCAGCTACCTGATCGAACTCGAACGCTACATCGCCGGCCACCCGCAGGTGCCTTTCTTCAACACCAGCCGGGCTGGCGCGCTGATCGCCGGTACCCGCTTCGATCCGCAGTGGTGCCCATGA
- a CDS encoding ketoacyl-ACP synthase III, with protein sequence MIGIKSIASYVPSAGLDNYAQGAKFAKDEEFILGKIGSAFLPRKDAAQETSDLCVEAVNALFANNPQLKRESIDALIVVTQNGDEEGLPHTAAIVQDKLGLPTHVAAFDISLGCSGYVYGIYAMKGFMEAAGLKNGLLVTADPYSKIVDPEDRNTTMLFGDAATATWMGEDAPWQLGKAKFGTDGSGAPHLKVSDGVFFMNGRQVFNFALLKVPAHLHELLDESGLKSADIDAFCIHQGSAAIVDAVARRFEEEPEKFIKDMVETGNTVSSSIPLLLEKHVMDAPWKRVALSGFGVGLSWGSAIIYRP encoded by the coding sequence ATGATTGGCATAAAAAGCATAGCGAGTTACGTGCCGTCGGCCGGGCTCGATAACTACGCCCAGGGTGCCAAATTTGCCAAAGATGAAGAATTCATCCTGGGCAAGATCGGCTCCGCCTTCCTGCCGCGCAAAGACGCGGCCCAGGAAACGTCGGACCTGTGCGTGGAAGCCGTCAACGCCTTGTTCGCCAACAATCCGCAGCTCAAGCGCGAATCCATCGATGCGCTGATCGTCGTCACCCAGAACGGTGACGAAGAGGGCTTGCCGCACACTGCTGCCATCGTCCAGGACAAACTCGGCCTGCCAACCCACGTGGCGGCGTTTGACATTTCCCTGGGCTGTTCGGGCTATGTCTATGGCATTTATGCCATGAAAGGCTTCATGGAAGCCGCCGGCCTGAAGAACGGCCTGCTGGTCACGGCTGACCCGTATTCCAAGATCGTCGACCCGGAAGATCGCAACACCACCATGCTGTTCGGTGACGCGGCAACCGCCACCTGGATGGGTGAGGATGCGCCCTGGCAGTTGGGCAAGGCCAAGTTCGGCACCGACGGTTCCGGCGCACCGCACTTGAAGGTTTCCGACGGCGTGTTCTTCATGAACGGCCGTCAGGTGTTCAACTTTGCTTTGCTGAAAGTGCCGGCGCATTTGCACGAATTGCTCGACGAGTCGGGGCTCAAATCCGCCGATATCGACGCGTTCTGCATTCACCAGGGCAGCGCGGCGATCGTCGATGCCGTGGCCCGGCGCTTCGAGGAAGAGCCCGAGAAGTTCATCAAGGACATGGTCGAGACCGGCAATACGGTGTCGTCGAGTATCCCGCTGCTGCTGGAAAAACACGTCATGGACGCCCCGTGGAAGCGCGTCGCGCTGAGCGGTTTCGGCGTTGGCTTGTCGTGGGGCTCGGCGATCATTTACCGCCCTTGA
- the pseI gene encoding pseudaminic acid synthase produces the protein MPAFKIGSRAIGADCPPFVIAEMSGNHNQSLDTALAIVDAAAKAGAHALKLQTYTADTMTLDLDDGEFRISDPDSLWADTSLYALYQQAHTPWEWHAPIFERARAHGMQAFSSPFDESAVDFLETLGVPAYKIASFENTDLPLIRRVAATGKPMIISTGMATVAELDESVRAARAAGCKDLILLKCTSTYPALPLNTHLRTIPHMRELFGCQVGLSDHTMGVGAAVAAVALGATVLEKHFTLSRADGGVDASFSLEPHELRSLVQETERAWQALGQVHYGPTDAERKSLVYRRSLYVTRDMARGEPFSADNVRAIRPGLGLAPKHFDSLMGRSARQPLKRGTPLDWPMVD, from the coding sequence ATGCCTGCATTCAAGATCGGCTCGCGTGCCATCGGCGCCGACTGCCCCCCCTTTGTCATTGCCGAGATGAGCGGCAACCACAACCAATCCCTGGACACGGCGCTGGCAATCGTCGACGCAGCGGCCAAGGCCGGTGCCCATGCGCTGAAGCTGCAGACCTACACTGCCGACACCATGACCCTGGACCTTGACGACGGCGAGTTTCGCATCAGCGACCCGGACAGCCTGTGGGCCGACACTTCGCTGTACGCGCTGTATCAGCAGGCCCATACGCCCTGGGAGTGGCACGCACCGATTTTCGAGCGCGCCCGGGCCCACGGCATGCAGGCTTTCTCTTCGCCCTTCGATGAAAGCGCGGTGGACTTCCTTGAAACCCTCGGCGTGCCGGCCTACAAGATCGCCAGCTTTGAGAACACCGACCTGCCGTTGATTCGGCGCGTGGCCGCCACCGGCAAGCCGATGATCATCTCCACCGGCATGGCCACCGTGGCCGAGCTGGATGAAAGCGTGCGCGCCGCCCGCGCGGCCGGGTGCAAGGACTTGATCTTGCTCAAGTGCACCAGTACCTACCCCGCGTTGCCACTCAATACTCACCTGCGCACCATCCCCCATATGCGCGAACTGTTCGGTTGCCAAGTAGGCCTGTCGGACCACACCATGGGCGTAGGCGCGGCGGTGGCTGCCGTCGCCCTGGGCGCCACGGTCCTAGAAAAGCATTTCACCCTTAGCCGTGCGGATGGCGGTGTCGACGCGAGCTTCTCTCTAGAGCCGCACGAACTGCGCAGCCTGGTGCAGGAAACCGAGCGCGCCTGGCAGGCATTGGGGCAAGTGCACTACGGCCCTACCGACGCCGAGCGCAAATCCTTGGTGTACCGCCGCTCGCTCTACGTCACCCGCGACATGGCCCGGGGCGAGCCTTTCAGCGCCGACAACGTGCGCGCCATCCGCCCTGGCCTGGGCCTGGCACCCAAGCATTTCGACAGCCTGATGGGCCGCAGTGCACGCCAGCCGCTCAAGCGCGGTACACCGCTGGATTGGCCAATGGTCGACTGA
- the pseG gene encoding UDP-2,4-diacetamido-2,4,6-trideoxy-beta-L-altropyranose hydrolase, with protein MKVLIRADASQAIGSGHVARCLTLARALRQSGAAVAFACRELPGHCIATLQAQGWPTYCLPSHYPEEGSGADIEAPLPWQADIGALQQRLPAGAAFDWIIVDHYGLDAQWQRAAGQWSARVAVIDDLANRPHAAQLLLDQNYNASADRYAPWLEPGCQALLGPHFALIREEFNTGAILIREQADRVLVNFGGMDAAGQTLKAMLALAPLQQLSVDFIAGNGNPDWAQLQALAVGRPAWRLQAHSQQFGQLMAQADLFVGAGGGTSWERAALGLPTLCLAVAHNQQANAERLAAAGVQVYLGPCDTVSAEQLRQAIVSLLQDPAARRALATHSRQLVDGQGARRVAATLLAACS; from the coding sequence GTGAAGGTGTTGATCCGCGCCGATGCCTCCCAGGCCATTGGCAGCGGGCACGTCGCCCGCTGCCTGACCTTGGCTCGCGCCTTGCGCCAGTCGGGCGCGGCGGTGGCGTTTGCCTGTCGCGAGTTGCCGGGGCATTGCATCGCTACCCTGCAGGCGCAGGGCTGGCCAACCTATTGCCTGCCAAGTCACTACCCTGAGGAAGGCAGCGGGGCAGACATCGAAGCGCCATTGCCCTGGCAGGCAGATATTGGCGCCCTGCAACAACGTCTGCCCGCAGGCGCTGCCTTCGACTGGATCATCGTGGATCACTACGGGCTGGACGCGCAGTGGCAGCGCGCCGCTGGCCAATGGTCCGCGCGTGTCGCGGTGATCGATGACCTGGCCAACCGCCCCCATGCGGCGCAACTGCTGCTGGACCAGAACTACAACGCCAGCGCCGACCGCTACGCGCCGTGGCTTGAGCCCGGTTGCCAAGCGTTGCTGGGGCCGCACTTCGCGCTGATTCGCGAGGAGTTCAATACCGGAGCCATCCTCATTCGTGAACAGGCAGACAGGGTGCTGGTGAATTTCGGCGGCATGGACGCCGCCGGGCAAACGCTCAAGGCGATGCTGGCCCTGGCACCACTGCAGCAACTGAGCGTGGACTTCATCGCAGGCAATGGCAACCCCGATTGGGCCCAGTTGCAGGCCTTGGCCGTCGGCCGTCCGGCGTGGCGCTTGCAGGCTCACAGCCAGCAGTTTGGCCAATTGATGGCCCAGGCCGACCTGTTCGTCGGCGCGGGCGGCGGGACCAGTTGGGAGCGTGCTGCCCTGGGCCTGCCCACGCTGTGCCTGGCAGTGGCGCATAACCAGCAAGCCAATGCCGAGCGCCTGGCCGCTGCCGGCGTGCAGGTTTACCTGGGGCCCTGCGACACCGTCAGCGCCGAACAACTGCGCCAAGCCATCGTCAGCCTGCTGCAAGATCCGGCGGCGCGGCGCGCCCTGGCCACCCATTCCCGGCAGTTGGTCGACGGGCAGGGCGCGCGCCGCGTGGCCGCTACCCTGCTGGCCGCCTGCTCATAA
- the pseF gene encoding pseudaminic acid cytidylyltransferase: protein MKAVAIIPARGGSKRIPRKNLKLFNGTPMIVGSISAALASGLFERVVVSTDDEEIAEVAQAHGAQVPFLRPAALADDFTGTTAVIQHALTTLQGDGHYYDAACCIYATAPLLQARYLGQGLALLKQHPAQSFVFSVCDFAFPVQRALLINDEGTLAPMYPEHRQTRSQDLPAAYQDAGQFYWGRSEAWLRGDTVYSEKSLPLILPRHLVQDIDTEADWLRAEYLYAALKAGGELE, encoded by the coding sequence TTGAAAGCCGTCGCCATCATCCCCGCGCGCGGTGGCAGCAAGCGCATCCCGCGCAAGAACCTCAAGCTGTTCAACGGCACGCCGATGATCGTCGGCTCGATTAGCGCGGCGTTGGCGTCAGGGCTGTTCGAGCGAGTGGTGGTCAGCACGGACGACGAGGAAATCGCTGAGGTGGCCCAGGCCCACGGTGCCCAAGTGCCGTTCCTGCGCCCGGCGGCGTTGGCCGATGACTTCACGGGTACAACGGCGGTCATCCAGCATGCCCTGACGACGTTGCAGGGCGATGGGCATTACTACGATGCCGCCTGCTGCATCTACGCGACGGCACCCCTGTTGCAAGCGCGCTATCTGGGCCAGGGCCTGGCGTTGCTCAAACAGCACCCGGCCCAGTCGTTCGTGTTTTCGGTGTGCGACTTCGCCTTCCCGGTGCAGCGTGCCTTGCTGATCAACGATGAGGGCACCCTCGCGCCGATGTACCCGGAGCACCGCCAAACCCGTTCGCAAGACTTGCCTGCGGCCTATCAGGACGCCGGGCAGTTCTACTGGGGGCGCAGCGAAGCCTGGCTGCGGGGCGATACCGTGTATTCGGAAAAGAGCCTGCCCCTGATCCTGCCGCGCCACCTGGTGCAAGATATCGATACCGAAGCCGACTGGCTTCGGGCCGAGTACCTCTATGCGGCCCTCAAGGCCGGCGGAGAGCTTGAGTGA
- a CDS encoding pseudaminic acid biosynthesis-associated methylase: MRELSEQEHFWSGDFGDQYVVRNQSDTHIASNLVLFAKALANTSPISSLLELGSGSGNALKALRQLLPGCDLYGAEINAKACHHAQAANVAHVWQGSLFDYPRERTFELTLSKGVLIHLAPQMLPAAYGQLYELSQRYILICEYYNPTPVEVSYRGHGGKLFKRDFAGEMLDRYSDLTLLDYGFFYRRDCNFPMDDTHWFLLEKRS; the protein is encoded by the coding sequence ATGCGTGAATTGAGCGAACAGGAACACTTCTGGAGTGGCGACTTCGGCGACCAGTACGTGGTTCGCAACCAGAGCGACACGCATATCGCCAGCAACCTGGTGTTGTTCGCCAAGGCCCTGGCCAATACCAGCCCCATCAGTAGCCTGCTGGAGCTGGGCAGCGGCTCGGGCAACGCCCTCAAGGCCTTGCGCCAACTGCTTCCTGGTTGTGATCTATACGGCGCAGAAATCAACGCCAAGGCCTGTCACCACGCGCAGGCGGCGAACGTGGCCCACGTATGGCAGGGCTCTCTGTTCGACTACCCACGCGAGCGCACCTTTGAACTGACGCTGAGCAAGGGTGTGCTGATCCATCTGGCGCCGCAGATGCTGCCGGCGGCCTACGGCCAGCTCTATGAACTGAGCCAGCGCTACATCCTGATCTGCGAGTATTACAACCCCACGCCGGTGGAGGTGAGCTACCGCGGCCACGGCGGCAAGTTGTTCAAGCGTGATTTCGCCGGCGAGATGCTCGACCGCTACAGTGACCTGACATTGTTGGACTACGGGTTTTTCTACCGACGTGACTGCAATTTCCCGATGGATGACACCCACTGGTTCCTCTTGGAGAAACGCTCTTGA
- the pseC gene encoding UDP-4-amino-4,6-dideoxy-N-acetyl-beta-L-altrosamine transaminase: protein MIPYGRQSLDQADIDAVLQVLHSDWLTQGPTLERFEAAVAERCQAQHAVAVCNATAALHIACLAAGLGPGDRLWTSPNTFLASANCGRYCGAEVDFVDIDPHTWNLDAGRLAAKLEQAEATGTLPKVVVAVAFAGQSCDLHTIAKLGERYGFTLIEDAAHALGADYAGRPVGCGAHAAMTILSFHPVKIITTGEGGMVLTNRPELAEHLQRLRSHGMTRDPAQMDQPSHGPWYYQQVELGFNYRMTDIQAALGLSQLGKLDAFIARRRYLAERYGTLLADLPLTLPAAQPQAQSAWHLYVVRLKLERLNVSHREVFEALRGAGIGVNLHYIPVHLQPYYRDQGFAPGDFPEAEAYYAQAISLPMFPALSDEQQDQVIAQLRHLLA, encoded by the coding sequence ATGATCCCTTACGGTCGCCAAAGCCTCGACCAGGCCGACATCGACGCGGTGCTGCAAGTATTGCACTCAGACTGGCTGACCCAAGGCCCGACCCTGGAGCGCTTCGAGGCCGCGGTGGCCGAGCGTTGCCAGGCGCAGCACGCGGTGGCCGTGTGCAATGCCACCGCGGCGCTGCATATTGCTTGCCTGGCGGCGGGCCTGGGCCCGGGCGACCGTCTGTGGACTAGCCCCAACACGTTCTTGGCGTCGGCCAACTGCGGGCGCTATTGCGGTGCCGAGGTCGATTTCGTCGACATCGACCCGCACACCTGGAACCTCGATGCCGGGCGTCTGGCTGCCAAACTGGAGCAGGCCGAGGCAACCGGTACTTTGCCCAAGGTTGTAGTGGCTGTCGCTTTCGCCGGGCAGAGCTGCGATCTGCACACCATTGCCAAGCTCGGCGAGCGTTACGGCTTTACCCTGATCGAAGACGCGGCCCATGCCTTGGGCGCCGACTATGCCGGTCGGCCGGTGGGCTGTGGTGCCCATGCGGCGATGACGATATTGAGTTTTCACCCGGTGAAAATCATCACCACGGGGGAGGGCGGCATGGTGCTGACCAACCGCCCCGAACTGGCCGAACACCTGCAGCGGCTACGTAGCCATGGTATGACCCGCGACCCTGCGCAAATGGACCAGCCCAGCCACGGCCCGTGGTATTACCAGCAGGTGGAACTGGGTTTCAATTACCGCATGACGGACATCCAGGCGGCTTTGGGCCTGTCGCAATTGGGCAAGCTGGACGCCTTCATCGCGCGCCGGCGCTACCTGGCCGAACGCTATGGCACGCTGTTGGCGGACTTGCCTTTGACCTTGCCGGCCGCGCAGCCGCAGGCACAATCGGCTTGGCACCTATACGTAGTCCGCCTGAAGCTTGAGCGCCTGAACGTCAGCCACCGGGAGGTGTTCGAAGCCTTGCGTGGCGCTGGCATCGGCGTCAACCTGCACTACATTCCAGTACACCTGCAGCCGTATTACCGCGACCAGGGTTTTGCCCCTGGCGACTTTCCCGAGGCCGAGGCTTATTACGCCCAGGCCATCAGCCTGCCGATGTTCCCGGCGCTGAGCGACGAGCAACAGGATCAGGTGATTGCACAACTGCGCCATTTGTTGGCCTGA
- the pseB gene encoding UDP-N-acetylglucosamine 4,6-dehydratase (inverting): protein MFNGKSLFITGGTGSFGRNFIQRLLEQYQPKRVVVFSRDELKQYEMQQTFNAPCMRYFIGDVRDAERLRVAMRGIDYVVHAAALKQVPAAEYNPTECIRTNVNGAENVIAAAIDNGVKKVIALSTDKAASPINLYGATKLLSDKLFVAANNIAGEQQTRFSVVRYGNVAGSRGSVVPFFSKLVAQGARELPITDARMTRFWITLDHGVQFVLDNFARMHGGEIFVPKIPSIRVVDLAQAMAPALPHKLVGIRPGEKLHELMVPLDDARMTLEFEDHFTIQPSIRFTHTDLDFAVDGLGEQGRAVSEDFEYRSDTNPHFLDVGQISELHGELPA, encoded by the coding sequence ATGTTCAACGGCAAATCCCTCTTCATCACCGGTGGTACCGGCTCGTTCGGTCGCAACTTCATCCAGCGCCTGCTGGAGCAGTACCAGCCCAAGCGCGTGGTGGTGTTCTCGCGCGATGAGCTCAAGCAATACGAAATGCAGCAAACCTTCAATGCCCCGTGCATGCGCTATTTCATCGGTGACGTGCGCGACGCCGAGCGCCTGCGCGTGGCCATGCGTGGCATCGACTACGTGGTACATGCCGCCGCGCTCAAGCAGGTGCCGGCCGCCGAGTACAACCCCACCGAGTGCATCCGCACCAACGTCAATGGCGCCGAGAACGTGATTGCAGCCGCCATCGACAATGGTGTGAAAAAAGTGATCGCGCTGTCCACCGACAAGGCGGCGAGCCCGATCAACCTGTACGGCGCCACCAAGCTGCTGTCGGACAAATTGTTCGTGGCCGCCAACAACATTGCCGGTGAACAGCAGACGCGGTTCTCTGTGGTGCGCTACGGTAACGTCGCCGGCTCGCGCGGCTCGGTCGTGCCGTTCTTCAGTAAGTTGGTGGCGCAAGGCGCTCGCGAGTTGCCGATCACCGATGCACGCATGACCCGCTTCTGGATCACCCTGGACCATGGCGTGCAGTTCGTGCTCGACAACTTTGCGCGCATGCACGGCGGCGAAATCTTCGTGCCGAAAATACCCTCCATTCGCGTGGTCGACCTGGCCCAGGCTATGGCGCCGGCCCTGCCGCACAAGCTGGTGGGCATTCGCCCCGGTGAAAAGCTGCACGAACTGATGGTACCGCTGGACGATGCGCGCATGACCCTGGAGTTCGAAGACCATTTCACCATCCAGCCGTCGATCCGTTTCACCCACACCGACCTCGATTTCGCTGTCGACGGGCTGGGCGAACAAGGCCGTGCGGTGAGCGAAGACTTCGAATATCGCTCCGACACCAACCCGCACTTTCTTGACGTGGGCCAGATCAGCGAGCTGCACGGCGAGCTACCGGCATGA
- a CDS encoding SDR family NAD(P)-dependent oxidoreductase, translated as MRKSLLIVGGGSDMASYVRERLSQRYDITAPSRSELDITSRSALEAFFETRSFDIVLNCAGTLYECEFLASDPEQWVNDISVNLIGTYLLARAALLKNNDARLCLLSSTAAFNAYTNWSSYCVSKAGVVKLHATLHKSGFDVVTLCPGAIDTKFRHGTGVVNPNVMSIEEGCRPVLDAIEGGYQKGDIVFYRKNDVQLNPDFAVDKAE; from the coding sequence ATGCGCAAAAGCCTGTTGATCGTGGGTGGCGGCAGCGATATGGCGTCCTATGTACGCGAACGTCTTTCGCAGAGGTACGACATTACTGCGCCGTCTCGCAGCGAATTGGACATCACCTCGCGCAGCGCGCTGGAAGCGTTTTTTGAAACCCGCTCATTCGATATCGTCCTCAATTGCGCAGGCACGCTGTACGAGTGCGAGTTCCTGGCGTCCGACCCCGAGCAGTGGGTCAATGATATTTCCGTGAACCTGATCGGCACCTATTTGCTGGCGCGGGCAGCGTTGTTGAAAAATAATGACGCCCGTCTTTGTCTGCTTTCTTCCACGGCAGCCTTCAATGCCTACACCAACTGGTCATCGTACTGTGTTTCAAAGGCCGGTGTGGTCAAACTGCATGCAACACTGCATAAATCCGGGTTCGATGTGGTGACACTTTGCCCGGGTGCGATCGACACCAAGTTTCGCCATGGCACCGGTGTAGTCAACCCCAACGTGATGTCGATCGAGGAGGGCTGCCGGCCTGTGCTTGATGCGATAGAGGGCGGGTATCAAAAGGGCGATATTGTTTTTTATCGCAAGAATGATGTGCAGCTCAATCCAGACTTCGCGGTAGACAAAGCCGAGTAG
- a CDS encoding adenylyltransferase/cytidyltransferase family protein — protein MKTVVYVSGTFDLFHNNHLKMISYGRGLGETLIVGVSTDELVSSYKKPPIIPFEERIAIIDGLKYPDLVIPQRTLDHTLTVKKLNIDIFVIGDDWYPKYDYLKELGVKVFYFPYGSGISSSALKERVYEQYKKLLVEVDSHPIPNPDEHQHQ, from the coding sequence ATGAAGACTGTCGTCTACGTGTCGGGAACCTTTGATCTGTTCCATAACAATCATCTAAAGATGATCAGTTATGGCAGGGGGTTGGGCGAAACGTTGATCGTTGGGGTCAGTACGGATGAACTGGTATCGTCTTATAAGAAGCCACCGATCATCCCGTTCGAAGAAAGAATTGCCATTATCGACGGCTTGAAATATCCGGACCTGGTCATACCGCAACGAACGCTGGATCATACCCTCACCGTCAAAAAGTTGAATATAGATATTTTTGTCATCGGTGACGATTGGTACCCGAAGTACGACTACCTGAAAGAGTTGGGGGTCAAGGTGTTCTACTTCCCCTATGGTTCGGGCATCAGTTCCAGCGCGCTCAAGGAGCGTGTGTACGAGCAGTACAAGAAACTGCTGGTCGAGGTGGACAGCCACCCGATTCCAAACCCGGACGAGCATCAACACCAATAA